The Vitis vinifera cultivar Pinot Noir 40024 chromosome 16, ASM3070453v1 DNA segment tttttgtttttagttttaaaaaactattttttaaagtatcTTATTGAACacccttgttttttaaaaaatttctaaaaattgttttttgttctctattttgaaaataaactctaaaaaacACCGTCAAATAGGCCcaaagtgattttagaaaatattttttagttctaGTAATGTTAATTGAACAAATTAATACCACATCATAAATGACCATGTTATAttcaaaggaaaatagaaaaagagcAATGTCCTAAGCCCTACTCTCAACccaatgcatatatatatatatatatcataatttttttaaaaaaaaatagaatcacTTCATACAACAAAAGTTACCATTTTTAACTGCAAAGGGGATAATTTAGGCCTGTTTGCATAttggattttattttgtttttgtttttaaataaatactaGGCTTTAGTTATATCATGGGTTAGATTATTTAAGAGTGGGATTGACGTGTTTTgggcaaaaaaaatttaattgaaacaaaaatccATAGAATGAATTCTCtcctaaaacaatttttaaactaTTACTTCTCATCCATGTCACAAAATCGTAATTgataattacaattttaatatttttttcattgctaTTATTGGAATATGAGActctattgatttttttcttaatgaaatttttaaaagactttaaaattattttcttgattttataaaGCCTTAGAAATATCTTGTAAGTGAAATTTTTAGAAGATTTTAGTGagattgtttttcaattttttctcaattttttcttttttctttctatctttaattttttcatcatttattctttttctattttcttatctTATTTTTCTACCATAAacttaattcctttttttttttttttcaccctaaaaataaaaccttgtCGGCACTTACACTCAAACCTTATGGTAACGAAttttgagtgtaggcaaccatcgtCTCCATCAGTTTATCTCCCAGGGTTCTACATCGAGTGTGGGGCAACCATCGAATACATCAGTTTATCTCCCATGGTCCTACATCGAGTGTGGGGCAACCATCGTCTATATCAGTTTTATCTCCCGGGGGTTTTTGGGTATTGCCAGCGTGAAAGCCTCATGGCCTGGGCAATGCAGTCAAATGCACGAAGTGTAGGAGTCCACGGAAGCGTCATACATGGGTGCAACGTTGGTGAAAGCTAAATACCAActcaaacaaaattatttactaaaataatgTCATACTTATTAATTGTCGGAATCAATACGGTTCTGGGTttgacatatcatctccaaataAGAGGTTTTTCAAAGTTCAAACTAGCCgtataagttaaaaaaaagcCCCACATGggctttttttttacttttttttttttttatacttaaacggctattttaaaaaataattcttagaaatgatactttgaaaaataattcttaaaatatagtactttgaaaaataattctaaatctATGGTACTTTTTGCCACTTTAAAAGTGTTTATTAAAGAGAcgtcttttttattattcatattgaccataaatgttaaagaaaaattgaatttacaccGAAGGTATCTATTCAATAGACACCtttcataatttcataaaattgaatttatattaaagatatctcttcaaaagacatttttccataatttttttattaatcatacatgttaaaaaaaattgaatttatactaaagaaaTATCATTTCCATAAtactataaaatcaaattaatactaAAGGTGTTTCTAGAAAAGacatctttaataatttttatatcaatcacaccgtgaaaaaaaatttaatttacattGAAGGAGTCTatacaattccacaaaattgaGTTTATGCTAAATgtgtcttttgaagaaacacttttcataatttttatattagtgacttataaaaaaaattaaatttatactaaaagtgtcttttgaaggaaaactttttaatataaatttaattttatagaatCGTAGAAAATGTGTCTTAAGAAGacatctttagtataaatttaattttttttattatgcaaCTGATATGAAAACTATGAAAATGTCTATTTAaaagacacttttaatataaatttaattttataaaattataaaaagtatcTCTTGAaaatacacttttaatgtgaattcaaatttttttaacatgtgttattgatataaaaattgtggaactcttttaatataaattcaaatttttttgaatgtgtattatttatataaaaatgatatagaatATGTCTTTTCAAGAACCATATTTCAAAGTGGCAAAAAGTGCcataaatttggaattatttttcaaagtacaattttttaagaattattttttaaaatagccgtATAAGTGAAAAAAAGCCCCAAATAAGAAGccgaatttttctttccaaaaaaattattatttttcccgATACAAACTTTaccatgagagagagagaaagtgaaagagaaaGGATGTGCTTTTTCTCCTGAAAGGAGGACACGTCTACAGACTGATGAACCAAGGCCGGCACCGAATCCCTTTGACTTTCCTCTGTCCTTACTCATCCATCTTTCTCTactttctatatatattattctcAAAAGACTCTTTACATACTTCCTTCTTCACATCTTCATATTTTCCTAATCTCCATTTTTCTATGGAAGATGGGAAGAGCACCATGCTGTGACAAAAATGGGTTGAAGAAAGGGCCATGGACTGTAGAGGAAGATCAGAAATCCCCCCATTATAAAGAACAGGTTTGTGTTATAGCAACGTCATGTGCCCTCTTATATCTTCAAGGTCTCAAATTTCAATGATTCTTTGTTGATTTGTTTGTAATGTTCAGCGTGGAAAATTTATGTGGTTTTCTTCCAGTCTAATTTGCAGGGACATTTCGATGAGGGGAAGAGCACAGGAGCAGAATGGCCAGGAGAGAGTTCGATGGTCACCGGATGAAAACAAGAGACTCGCTGAATATATGGAGAGACATGGTGAGACTAGCTCCTGGAAAAATGTCCCAACGCGTGCAGGGCTAAGCAGGAGTCCGAAGAGTTGTAGGCTAAGGTGGAACAGCAAACTGAAGCCTGGTATCAACGAAAAGCCCTTCTCTGAAGAGGAAGAAGCCACCATTATCGAACTCCAAAAGCAGCATGGCAATAAGTAATGAGAGTCATCctcattttgttcatttttttttctagctaTTAGGGTTTAGGGTACTTAATCGAACTTGTGTTGGTTTTTCAGGTGGGCAACTATTGCAAAGTGCCTGCCAGGGAGAACGGATACTGGGATCAAGAATTTCTGGAATAACCATCTGAAGAAGAAGCTTTCGAAAAAGGAGACTCCGAGCCTTGTCACTCAGACACCATGGCCCCAGCTTCTTGACACTGCTGATTTGTTGACTTGTGCTTTGAATGATCCCAGGGATGAAGTCAGCAAGTTGCATTCAGATGCCAGCTTTGCATGGAATCCTCGGCATGGACATGGCCTCCATCCAACAGATGAGGAGCTTCTCACT contains these protein-coding regions:
- the LOC104882090 gene encoding transcription factor MYB41 produces the protein MGRAPCCDKNGLKKGPWTVEEDQKSPHYKEQRGKFMWFSSSLICRDISMRGRAQEQNGQERVRWSPDENKRLAEYMERHGETSSWKNVPTRAGLSRSPKSCRLRWNSKLKPGINEKPFSEEEEATIIELQKQHGNKWATIAKCLPGRTDTGIKNFWNNHLKKKLSKKETPSLVTQTPWPQLLDTADLLTCALNDPRDEVSKLHSDASFAWNPRHGHGLHPTDEELLTSPSPLPPQTPSFNYQQTMEDPQVCTRNPDGIGSRPASIPNTSSIPAPVSASLEPSKADQVEEIVEGTPADQEIANRYSSTSTTFEASITDLKDNENNDDLGSEDIPLASIFSDWSRPEDISVDSIFNQSIERVL